The Methanohalophilus portucalensis genome window below encodes:
- a CDS encoding DNA-binding protein gives MKVIIDTNGIMLPAQFGVDIFTELRRLGFDQFLLPTAILHELDGLVRRCRGKDKMAAKLAISLSERCDIIEGEGFADDVIVRLAPVYDAAVLTNDIGLQQRLKEKEIPIVRLRQKNKLDFL, from the coding sequence TTGAAGGTTATCATTGACACAAACGGGATAATGCTTCCAGCACAATTTGGTGTGGACATATTCACAGAACTCAGGAGACTGGGTTTTGATCAATTCCTTCTTCCCACAGCGATCCTGCACGAACTTGATGGCCTTGTAAGACGTTGCCGGGGTAAGGATAAAATGGCTGCAAAATTAGCTATTTCATTATCCGAAAGATGTGATATTATAGAAGGAGAGGGATTTGCGGATGATGTGATTGTCCGTCTTGCCCCCGTTTATGATGCAGCTGTATTGACCAATGATATTGGATTACAGCAAAGATTGAAAGAAAAGGAAATACCTATTGTAAGGCTGAGGCAAAAGAACAAACTTGATTTCCTGTAA